The following coding sequences lie in one Apium graveolens cultivar Ventura chromosome 3, ASM990537v1, whole genome shotgun sequence genomic window:
- the LOC141711400 gene encoding uncharacterized protein LOC141711400 has translation MGKGKGNKNKFIRIITLPIRFLKKGRDLYVKSMMDIAYGTRHTTKSSYNNTSKASSALPKSFSTSFTPTWASNLEGDDLRELIRANSTAYNNDPTNKMRMDMELYIQQLIKEQQLQKLKESLVSKNSKISSSNEVVPRSCSIGMGKIDEETPFEEEEEEGSVDVKKNEVKFPRSRSHAVAQSSSVF, from the coding sequence ATGGGGAAAGGCAAAGGGAACAAAAACAAGTTCATTCGGATCATAACACTCCCAATAAGATTCTTGAAAAAAGGAAGAGACTTGTACGTAAAAAGCATGATGGATATAGCATACGGAACTAGACACACCACAAAGTCAAGTTATAACAACACCTCCAAAGCTAGCTCAGCCTTGCCGAAAAGTTTCAGTACAAGTTTCACACCTACTTGGGCATCAAATCTCGAAGGTGATGACTTAAGAGAGCTCATTAGAGCCAACTCAACAGCTTACAATAATGATCCAACTAATAAGATGAGAATGGACATGGAGTTGTACATACAACAACTCATTAAAGAGCAACAACTGCAGAAGCTTAAGGAGTCGTTAGTGAGTAAGAATAGTAAGATTTCGTCGTCGAATGAAGTGGTTCCTAGAAGTTGTAGTATTGGGATGGGGAAGATTGATGAAGAAACACcctttgaagaagaagaagaagagggtAGTGTTGATGTgaagaagaatgaagtgaagtttcCAAGAAGTAGAAGTCATGCTGTTGCACAATCAAGTAGTGTGTTTTGA